Proteins encoded in a region of the Solanum dulcamara chromosome 9, daSolDulc1.2, whole genome shotgun sequence genome:
- the LOC129904181 gene encoding uncharacterized protein LOC129904181 codes for MRLTLVIIIIFLLHIHLLHAFSLSSRFLRLRDDEIVTMDKRGGGAASGHASAHSSSSGGRASRGGQSTRSPYNTAGVIPVYAAGAMNHHNNVDRSHQHHNDGNTVNCICFSYLIFIICNIIIIMM; via the exons ATGAGATTGACATTAGTGATAATTATAATTTTCCTCCTTCACATCCATCTTCTTCATGCTTTCTCCTTATCTTCTCGATTTCTCCGTCTTCGAG atgaTGAAATTGTGACGATGGATAAACGTGGAGGTGGTGCGGCCAGTGGGCACGCTAGTGCCCACAGCAGCTCGTCCGGAGGACGAGCATCGCGCGGCGGGCAATCGACAAGGTCGCCTTACAATACTGCAGGTGTAATCCCAGTGTATGCAGCAGGAGCTATGAACCATCACAATAATGTTGATAGAAGCCATCAACATCATAATGACGGAAATACCGTCAATTgcatttgtttttcttatttgattttCATCATTTGcaacataattataattatgatgtAA
- the LOC129904069 gene encoding germin-like protein 9-3, translating to MESKASSCIVLLALAISLVIFQIASAGDPDILTDFVMPLEIPSVDASYFTFSGLRGLIGAPPPEKFKVTKATMIEFPALNGQSVSYAILQYPAGSVNPVHTHPRSSELLFLMSGTLEVGFIDTTNRIFNQTLQTGDVFVFPKGLVHYQYNADVKNCAWAISAFGSANAGTVSIPNSVFNTSIPNNILAKSFKTDIITIQKIKAGLA from the coding sequence ATGGAATCAAAAGCTTCTAGTTGCATAGTTCTGTTAGCTCTAGCAATATCACTAGTCATTTTCCAAATAGCCTCAGCTGGTGACCCTGACATCCTAACAGACTTTGTGATGCCACTCGAGATCCCATCAGTTGATGCTTCTTACTTCACTTTCTCGGGCCTAAGGGGACTCATCGGAGCTCCACCACCCGAAAAATTCAAGGTAACAAAGGCAACAATGATCGAGTTTCCAGCCCTGAACGGACAAAGCGTTTCCTATGCAATCCTACAGTATCCTGCAGGCTCTGTCAACCCTGTCCACACTCATCCACGTTCATCCGAGCTACTCTTCCTCATGTCAGGCACACTGGAAGTAGGATTCATTGATACAACGAACAGGATCTTCAATCAAACATTACAAACAGGAGACGTTTTCGTTTTCCCTAAAGGACTAGTACACTACCAATACAATGCTGATGTTAAAAATTGTGCTTGGGCTATATCCGCCTTTGGAAGTGCAAATGCAGGCACTGTTTCAATTCCTAACTCTGTGTTCAATACAAGCATTCCTAATAACATTTTGgctaagtctttcaagactgaTATCATTACTATCCAGAAAATCAAGGCAGGTCTTGCCTGA
- the LOC129904071 gene encoding germin-like protein 9-3, whose protein sequence is MASFLLKCVLVVVAFSSISSMAQASDPDILSDFIVPAGSAIDGNLFTFNGTRDIFGSVIEKFKVTKVSKAEFPSLDGQSVSLAVLQFPGGGVNPPHTHPRAAELLFIVQGSLEVGFVDTTNKLYTQTLQVGDLFVFPKGLVHYQYNSDWNKSATAVSGFGSANAGTVSLPTTLFSTGIDDQILATSFKSDVATIQKIKAGLSS, encoded by the coding sequence ATGGCCTCATTCCTCTTGAAATGTGTCCTTGTTGTTGTAGCCTTCTCTTCCATTTCTTCGATGGCTCAAGCTAGTGATCCAGATATCTTGTCTGACTTTATTGTTCCTGCAGGAAGCGCCATAGATGGGAACTTATTTACCTTCAATGGTACGCGTGATATTTTTGGCAGTGTCATTGAAAAGTTCAAAGTGACAAAAGTGAGCAAGGCAGAATTTCCATCTTTGGATGGCCAAAGTGTTTCGTTGGCAGTGCTTCAGTTCCCCGGAGGAGGTGTCAACCCTCCCCACACACACCCTCGTGCAGCTGAACTGTTATTCATCGTTCAAGGTAGTCTCGAGGTTGGATTTGTGGACACCACTAACAAGCTTTACACTCAGACTCTCCAAGTTGGTGACTTATTTGTGTTCCCTAAAGGACTAGTGCATTATCAGTACAATTCTGATTGGAATAAATCAGCTACAGCTGTTTCTGGTTTTGGCAGCGCGAATGCTGGAACTGTTTCACTTCCTACAACATTGTTTTCTACAGGAATCGATGATCAAATTCTCGCCACGTCCTTCAAGTCTGATGTTGCCACTATACAGAAGATCAAGGCTGGTCTTTCATCTTAG
- the LOC129904680 gene encoding germin-like protein 9-3 — protein sequence MESKTSSCIVLLALATSLVIFQMASAGDPDILTDFVMPLEIPSVDASYFTFSGLRGLIGAPPPEKFKVTKATMNEFPSLNGQSVSYAILQYPEGSVNPVHTHPRSSELLFLMSGTLEVGFIDTTNKIFSQTLQTGDVFVFPKGLVHYQYNADVKNCAWAISAFGSANAGTVSVPNSVFNTSIPDNILAKSFKTDIITIQKIKAGLA from the coding sequence ATGGAATCAAAAACTTCAAGCTGCATAGTTCTGTTAGCTCTAGCAACATCACTAGTCATTTTCCAAATGGCATCAGCTGGTGACCCTGACATCCTAACAGACTTTGTGATGCCACTCGAGATCCCATCAGTTGATGCTTCTTACTTCACTTTCTCGGGCCTAAGGGGACTCATCGGAGCTCCACCACCCGAAAAATTCAAGGTAACAAAGGCAACAATGAATGAGTTTCCATCCCTGAACGGACAAAGCGTTTCCTATGCAATCCTACAGTACCCTGAAGGCTCTGTCAACCCTGTCCACACTCATCCACGTTCATCCGAGCTACTCTTCCTCATGTCAGGCACACTGGAAGTAGGATTCATTGATACAACGAACAAGATTTTCAGCCAAACATTACAAACAGGAGACGTTTTCGTGTTCCCTAAAGGACTAGTACACTACCAATATAATGCTGATGTTAAAAATTGTGCTTGGGCTATATCTGCCTTTGGAAGTGCAAATGCAGGCACTGTTTCTGTTCCTAATTCTGTGTTCAATACAAGCATTCCTGATAACATTTTGgctaagtctttcaagactgaTATCATTACAATTCAGAAAATCAAGGCAGGTCTTGCCTGA